In Sideroxyarcus emersonii, one DNA window encodes the following:
- a CDS encoding peptide chain release factor 3 produces the protein MSADIEPTSNEPAAVPSDKIAREVARRRTFGIISHPDAGKTTLTEKLLLFSGAIQLAGAVKARKSGRHATSDFLEIEKQRGISVASSVMQFEYRNHVVNLLDTPGHQDFSEDTYRVLTAVDSALMVIDAAKGVEAQTIKLLDVCRMRDTPIVTFMNKMDREVRDPLELLDEVESVLKIQCAPVTWPLGMGKSFRGVYHLLRDEILLFTPGEERADGEVEIIKGIDNPILAERFPLEIEQLKMEVELVHGASHPFDLQAFLAGKQTPVFFGSAINNFGVREILNALLEWAPAPRERDASVRKVDPNEPKFSGFVFKIQANMDANHRDRIAFLRVCSGHFERGMKMKHLRIGKEIRVSSVVTFMASSRELVEEAYAGDIIGLPNHGNMQIGDSFSEGELLQFTGIPYFAPDHFQTVRIRNPMKVKQLHKGLQQLGEEGAVQVFKPLDGGDLILGAVGMLQFDVVASRLAGEYGVDAMFEGSSVSTARWVTCDDAKIFADFQKALSHNLSIDAAGNLAYLAPNKVNLNLTQERWPKVVFHATREHAVKL, from the coding sequence ATGTCCGCTGACATCGAACCGACATCGAATGAACCTGCCGCCGTGCCCAGCGACAAGATCGCGCGCGAAGTGGCGCGCCGCCGCACGTTCGGCATCATTTCCCACCCCGACGCCGGCAAAACCACGCTCACCGAAAAACTGCTGCTGTTCTCCGGCGCGATCCAGCTGGCCGGTGCGGTGAAAGCGCGCAAGAGCGGACGCCATGCGACTTCCGACTTCCTCGAGATCGAGAAGCAGCGCGGCATCTCGGTGGCCAGCTCGGTGATGCAGTTCGAGTACCGCAACCATGTGGTGAACCTGCTCGACACGCCCGGTCACCAGGATTTCTCCGAAGACACCTACCGCGTGCTCACCGCGGTGGACTCGGCATTGATGGTGATCGACGCCGCCAAGGGCGTGGAAGCGCAGACCATCAAGCTGCTGGACGTGTGCCGCATGCGCGATACGCCCATTGTCACGTTTATGAACAAGATGGACCGCGAGGTGCGCGATCCGCTGGAGTTGCTGGACGAGGTCGAGTCGGTGCTGAAGATCCAGTGTGCGCCGGTGACCTGGCCGCTGGGCATGGGCAAGAGCTTCCGCGGCGTGTACCACTTGTTGCGCGACGAGATCCTGCTGTTCACGCCGGGCGAGGAACGCGCCGACGGCGAGGTGGAGATCATCAAGGGCATCGACAACCCCATCCTGGCCGAACGCTTCCCGCTGGAGATCGAGCAACTGAAGATGGAAGTGGAACTGGTGCATGGTGCATCGCATCCTTTCGACCTGCAGGCCTTCCTGGCCGGCAAGCAGACGCCGGTGTTCTTCGGCTCGGCCATCAACAACTTCGGCGTGCGCGAGATTTTGAACGCGCTGCTGGAATGGGCACCCGCGCCGCGCGAGCGCGATGCCTCGGTGCGCAAGGTCGATCCGAACGAACCGAAGTTCTCCGGCTTCGTGTTCAAGATCCAGGCCAACATGGATGCCAACCACCGCGACCGCATCGCCTTTCTGCGCGTGTGCTCCGGCCATTTCGAGCGCGGCATGAAGATGAAGCACCTGCGCATCGGCAAGGAAATCCGCGTGTCGAGCGTGGTGACGTTCATGGCGTCGTCGCGCGAACTGGTGGAAGAAGCCTACGCGGGCGACATCATCGGCCTGCCCAACCACGGCAACATGCAGATCGGCGACAGCTTCTCCGAAGGCGAGCTGCTGCAATTCACCGGCATTCCGTATTTCGCGCCGGATCACTTCCAGACCGTGCGCATCCGCAACCCGATGAAGGTGAAGCAGTTGCACAAGGGCTTGCAGCAATTGGGCGAAGAAGGCGCGGTACAGGTGTTCAAGCCGCTGGACGGTGGCGACCTCATCCTCGGTGCAGTCGGCATGCTGCAGTTCGACGTGGTGGCCAGCCGTCTGGCTGGCGAATACGGCGTTGACGCGATGTTCGAAGGCAGTTCGGTGAGCACCGCGCGCTGGGTGACTTGCGACGACGCGAAGATAT
- a CDS encoding helix-turn-helix transcriptional regulator, which yields MPADRLSTTFAALADPTRRAILARLALGETSVAELAAPFSISPPAITKHLKVLQRAGLITQGRQAQWRPCKLEAAPLQEAAGFIEQYRQFWEQRFDRLDNYLQKLQAADKSQKEKNGRTSTKRK from the coding sequence ATGCCCGCCGACAGGCTCAGCACCACCTTTGCCGCCCTCGCCGACCCGACGCGCCGCGCCATCCTCGCGCGGCTGGCGCTGGGCGAAACCTCCGTCGCCGAACTGGCCGCCCCCTTCTCGATCAGCCCGCCTGCCATCACCAAGCACCTCAAGGTATTGCAACGTGCGGGACTCATCACCCAGGGCCGCCAGGCACAGTGGCGCCCCTGCAAACTGGAGGCCGCGCCGTTGCAGGAAGCTGCCGGTTTCATCGAGCAGTACCGCCAGTTCTGGGAACAAAGGTTCGATCGCCTCGACAACTACCTTCAGAAGTTGCAAGCCGCCGACAAATCCCAAAAGGAGAAGAATGGACGCACCAGCACAAAGCGCAAATAG
- a CDS encoding SRPBCC domain-containing protein yields MDAPAQSANSIAGREIVIKRVFDAPRELVWAAWTDSGHIMQWWGPAGFNNETCESDLRVGGRFHLEMRAPDGKVYPCIGTFREIVESERIVYEGEAAEGHPCGAGIPPRATVTVSFAEQAGKTLLTLHTRFASEERKQAASAARFVVSWEDALGRLADTLHT; encoded by the coding sequence ATGGACGCACCAGCACAAAGCGCAAATAGCATTGCCGGCCGCGAGATCGTCATCAAGCGCGTCTTCGACGCACCGCGCGAACTGGTATGGGCAGCATGGACCGACTCCGGACACATCATGCAATGGTGGGGACCGGCGGGCTTCAACAACGAAACGTGCGAAAGCGATCTGCGGGTAGGCGGACGTTTCCATCTGGAGATGCGCGCGCCGGACGGCAAGGTGTATCCGTGCATCGGCACGTTCCGCGAAATCGTCGAGTCCGAACGCATCGTGTATGAAGGCGAAGCCGCGGAGGGTCATCCCTGCGGGGCAGGCATCCCGCCACGTGCCACGGTGACGGTCAGTTTTGCGGAGCAGGCCGGCAAGACGCTGCTGACCCTGCACACCCGCTTTGCCAGTGAGGAACGCAAGCAGGCTGCCTCTGCCGCCCGTTTTGTCGTCAGCTGGGAAGACGCGCTGGGCCGCCTGGCAGATACCTTGCACACATAG
- a CDS encoding dihydrofolate reductase family protein, producing the protein MSKVRVESFSISLDGYGAGPDQDINNPLGVGGRELHQWFFPTRTFQKNVLGAEGGTTGVDDDIAARGFHNVGAWILGRNMFGPIRGPWPDMDWKGWWGNNPPYHVPVFVLTHHARPDITMEGGTTFHFVTGGIREALDRARAAAAGKDVRIGGGANTIRQYLEAGLIDEMHIAIGPALLGRGEPLFAGLDMRALGYECVQFMPTEKATHVVLRHTRKPAVK; encoded by the coding sequence ATGAGCAAAGTCAGAGTGGAGAGTTTCTCGATTTCGCTGGATGGCTACGGCGCGGGGCCGGACCAGGACATCAATAATCCGCTGGGCGTCGGCGGGCGCGAGTTGCATCAGTGGTTTTTCCCGACCCGGACCTTCCAGAAAAACGTGCTCGGTGCCGAGGGCGGCACAACCGGGGTCGACGACGATATCGCCGCGCGCGGCTTTCACAATGTGGGCGCCTGGATACTTGGGCGCAACATGTTCGGTCCGATACGCGGCCCGTGGCCCGACATGGACTGGAAAGGCTGGTGGGGTAACAACCCGCCCTACCACGTGCCGGTGTTCGTACTGACACATCACGCACGCCCTGACATCACGATGGAAGGCGGCACCACCTTTCACTTCGTCACCGGCGGCATCCGCGAGGCGCTGGACCGGGCGCGCGCGGCCGCTGCGGGAAAGGATGTGCGCATCGGCGGCGGCGCGAACACCATCCGCCAATACCTCGAAGCTGGCCTGATCGACGAGATGCACATTGCCATTGGACCGGCACTGCTGGGCAGGGGGGAACCCCTGTTTGCCGGGCTGGACATGCGCGCGCTGGGTTACGAATGCGTCCAGTTTATGCCCACCGAGAAAGCCACCCACGTCGTACTGCGGCACACCCGCAAACCAGCAGTCAAATAG
- a CDS encoding SRPBCC family protein produces the protein MATNTIKLHRVLKTTPEKIYRAFLDADALAKWLPPYGFTCKVHHLEAKVGGGYKMSFANFSTGNGHSFGGKYLELVPNERIRHTDEFDDPNLPGEMTTTITFKPVSCGTELNIVQEGVPGMIPPEACHLGWQESLMQLAQLVEPDIPD, from the coding sequence ATGGCAACCAACACCATCAAGCTTCACCGGGTACTCAAGACCACACCCGAAAAGATCTACCGCGCGTTTCTCGATGCCGATGCGCTGGCCAAGTGGCTGCCCCCGTATGGCTTCACCTGCAAGGTCCATCACCTTGAGGCGAAGGTCGGCGGCGGCTACAAGATGTCGTTCGCGAATTTCTCCACCGGCAACGGCCATTCCTTTGGTGGCAAGTATCTCGAACTCGTGCCGAACGAGCGCATCCGCCACACCGACGAATTCGACGATCCCAACCTGCCGGGAGAAATGACGACGACCATCACGTTCAAGCCGGTGTCGTGCGGCACCGAGTTGAACATCGTGCAGGAGGGCGTACCCGGGATGATCCCGCCGGAAGCCTGCCACCTCGGCTGGCAGGAATCGCTCATGCAGCTTGCACAACTGGTCGAGCCGGACATTCCGGATTGA
- a CDS encoding dihydrofolate reductase family protein, which yields MRRLIASTFVSLDGIMQAPGGPEEDPTGGFTFGGWMFRYADESMDLSAAGFDGKDRELVLGRRTYEIFEAYWPYQPEDDPIAKTLNAAKKYVASRTLTALQWNNSTLLRGDVVQAIIALKSQPGPDLQIIGSGNLIHTLQAASLIDEYNVWTFPVVLGRGKRLFDGTAKPSALKLIRSQVSTTGVVMSTYIPEGDIRPGSFVNGEPSEKELARRKSMKKGTW from the coding sequence ATGAGAAGACTCATTGCATCCACATTCGTTTCGCTTGACGGCATCATGCAAGCACCCGGCGGACCGGAGGAAGACCCGACTGGCGGTTTCACCTTTGGGGGGTGGATGTTCCGCTACGCGGATGAAAGCATGGACCTCTCAGCCGCCGGCTTCGACGGCAAGGATCGAGAACTGGTGCTCGGCCGCAGGACCTATGAGATATTCGAAGCGTACTGGCCATATCAGCCCGAGGACGATCCGATCGCGAAAACGCTCAATGCGGCGAAAAAATACGTTGCCTCGCGCACGTTGACGGCGCTCCAGTGGAACAACTCGACCCTGCTCCGGGGGGATGTGGTCCAAGCAATAATAGCCCTCAAATCCCAACCGGGCCCCGACCTGCAAATCATCGGCAGCGGCAATCTGATCCATACCCTACAGGCCGCTTCACTGATAGACGAATACAACGTGTGGACCTTCCCCGTGGTACTGGGACGGGGCAAGCGCCTTTTTGACGGGACTGCCAAGCCCTCCGCGCTCAAGCTGATTCGCTCGCAAGTTTCGACTACGGGTGTGGTGATGAGCACGTATATACCAGAAGGCGATATCCGGCCAGGTTCGTTCGTGAATGGCGAGCCGAGCGAAAAGGAATTGGCACGACGCAAAAGCATGAAAAAAGGGACGTGGTGA
- a CDS encoding VOC family protein produces the protein MKHNPVNWFEIYVQEMPRAKRFYETVLQLKLEKIENPETEMWSFPMDTDRFGAGGSLVKMEGMPSGGNSTIIYFICENCAVEASRIAKAGGRIFKDKMSIGPYGFIALAYDTEGNMVGLHSMQ, from the coding sequence ATGAAACACAATCCCGTCAACTGGTTCGAGATCTATGTGCAGGAAATGCCGCGTGCGAAACGCTTCTACGAGACCGTGCTCCAGCTCAAGCTGGAAAAGATCGAGAATCCCGAAACTGAAATGTGGAGCTTCCCGATGGATACGGACCGTTTCGGAGCCGGAGGCTCCCTGGTGAAAATGGAAGGCATGCCCTCGGGCGGCAACAGCACGATCATCTATTTCATCTGCGAGAATTGTGCAGTGGAGGCATCGCGTATTGCCAAGGCAGGTGGCCGCATCTTCAAGGACAAGATGTCCATCGGACCATATGGCTTCATTGCACTGGCGTATGACACCGAAGGCAACATGGTCGGGCTGCACTCGATGCAATAA
- a CDS encoding DUF924 family protein, whose amino-acid sequence MEDYQAVLDYWFGDGSDAARRQRELWFAGSAHVDAEVHERFLPQVERAERGEFDHWRNTPDSCLALIVLLDQFPLMIFRGEARGYRDGDLALPVARHLVEHGFDKGYTPSQRLFAYLPFEHSEDLADQEQALELFGNIRDLPGMAMAYEYAVKHWEVVKRFGRFPHRNKAFGRTSTPQEIEFLKQPGARFGG is encoded by the coding sequence ATGGAAGACTATCAGGCAGTGCTGGACTACTGGTTCGGCGACGGCAGCGATGCCGCGCGCCGCCAGCGCGAACTCTGGTTCGCCGGCAGTGCGCACGTCGACGCGGAAGTGCACGAGCGCTTCCTGCCGCAGGTGGAACGCGCCGAACGCGGGGAATTCGACCACTGGCGGAATACACCCGATTCCTGCCTGGCGTTGATCGTTTTGCTCGACCAGTTCCCGCTGATGATCTTCCGTGGCGAGGCGCGCGGCTACCGGGATGGCGACCTCGCACTGCCAGTGGCGCGCCATCTGGTCGAACATGGCTTCGATAAAGGCTATACGCCCAGTCAACGATTATTCGCCTATCTGCCGTTCGAACACAGCGAAGATCTTGCCGATCAGGAACAGGCGCTGGAACTGTTCGGCAACATCCGCGACCTGCCGGGGATGGCCATGGCCTACGAATACGCCGTCAAGCACTGGGAAGTCGTCAAGCGCTTCGGCCGCTTCCCTCATCGCAACAAGGCATTCGGCCGCACATCGACACCTCAGGAGATCGAGTTCCTGAAACAACCCGGGGCTCGATTCGGAGGCTGA
- a CDS encoding HNH endonuclease signature motif containing protein, whose protein sequence is MAISDNTVKLLWGRAAGTCSNPTCRTDLTVLLEDGRGFNVGEMAHVIASSPTGPRGVGTDGSDEYENLVLLCPTCHRTVDKAPAGTYSVAMLHQWKQDHESSVRSNGTALKFQSVAELKTYVARLLYENKTLWSNLGPKSLVAQADPGSNMHEVWALRKLDTIVPNNTKIINAVEANITLLNSTETASFFQFKIHAQAFEKHQYTRLDSYPMFPVDFEKAMLS, encoded by the coding sequence GTGGCGATTAGCGACAACACAGTCAAGCTCTTGTGGGGCCGCGCGGCAGGCACCTGCTCCAATCCAACTTGCCGCACCGACCTCACGGTCCTCTTGGAGGATGGCCGCGGCTTTAATGTTGGCGAGATGGCACATGTCATAGCCAGCAGCCCAACTGGTCCACGCGGTGTTGGCACTGATGGAAGCGATGAGTATGAGAATTTGGTCTTGCTCTGCCCGACTTGCCACCGCACCGTAGACAAGGCACCTGCGGGGACTTACTCAGTCGCCATGCTCCACCAGTGGAAGCAAGATCACGAAAGTAGCGTCCGCTCTAACGGGACAGCGCTAAAGTTTCAGAGCGTGGCGGAGCTGAAGACCTATGTCGCTCGTCTACTCTACGAGAACAAGACCTTGTGGTCTAACCTTGGGCCGAAGTCCCTAGTCGCTCAGGCCGATCCAGGTTCTAACATGCACGAGGTCTGGGCGCTGCGGAAGCTAGACACAATCGTTCCGAACAACACCAAGATCATTAACGCAGTCGAAGCTAATATCACGTTATTGAACTCAACTGAAACTGCATCGTTCTTCCAGTTCAAGATTCACGCGCAAGCCTTTGAGAAGCATCAATACACACGACTGGATTCCTACCCAATGTTTCCCGTAGATTTCGAGAAAGCAATGCTGTCATGA
- a CDS encoding DNA-3-methyladenine glycosylase I, translated as MKQTIEPCRCHWVDLGKPDYVEYHDKEWGVPVHDDRLLFEFLTLEAAQAGLSWYTVLRKRENYRAVFDGFDPHKVARYDERKVESLLGDAGIIRNRAKILAAINNAQRFLEVQQEFGSFDAYIWQFVGGKPIVNRILTPADYRATSPESDALSKDLLRRGFKFVGSTICYAHMQATGMVNDHAMDCFRRAEIIALS; from the coding sequence ATGAAACAAACAATAGAACCGTGTCGTTGCCATTGGGTCGATCTGGGCAAGCCCGATTACGTCGAATATCACGACAAGGAATGGGGCGTGCCGGTGCACGACGACCGGCTCCTGTTCGAGTTCCTGACACTGGAAGCGGCCCAGGCGGGGCTAAGCTGGTACACCGTACTGCGCAAACGGGAGAACTATCGCGCCGTGTTCGACGGCTTCGATCCGCACAAGGTCGCAAGGTACGACGAGCGTAAGGTCGAAAGCCTTTTGGGAGACGCCGGGATCATCCGCAACCGCGCCAAGATCCTGGCTGCGATCAACAACGCACAGCGTTTCCTGGAGGTGCAGCAGGAATTCGGCAGCTTCGATGCCTACATCTGGCAGTTCGTCGGTGGCAAACCCATCGTGAACAGGATACTCACGCCAGCAGACTACCGGGCGACCAGTCCGGAATCCGATGCCCTGAGCAAGGACCTCCTCCGGCGCGGCTTCAAATTCGTGGGCTCCACCATTTGCTACGCGCACATGCAGGCTACGGGCATGGTGAACGACCACGCAATGGATTGTTTCCGCAGGGCGGAGATCATCGCCCTCTCCTAG